A region from the Mycoplasmopsis phocirhinis genome encodes:
- a CDS encoding DUF262 domain-containing protein, which translates to MEKNKINFANELHQNGYLTNWNIGTSTDGYFEKFISWASNNELVQKMLQKDNFNIRILKKTEQYSIALFDVDDNVTVYSSNGKKNRYSEATYSQCFRVLDYLGFGEYNKNNKIFVFNKDKLLELNRINEINQKNYTVVKWISESLQEIAQDYNDKISIFSSNNQIELKPISGSPKFTVYISFLKDYILEQINNNKNQDEDNNFDYLAYSTIANSIKKKRNSNTKTNLEQYFYTKKFANTINKLINTNSDEITTAQSTMAKKLIQNFNESVEFLKKIIYVTTNEIYDVVYEPFDKNIEKYHNDKQKWLTYFQDSKNWAKNVNSSVISIKELFNSIVGIEGDDHNNGIIYQIPIFQREYKWPLTLVFSLLENIASNVNGFVFLNTIILTEKRDFNSNTKCYNVVDGQQRIFSLILISLAIIKYKFSQNLPIDNNMLNLMQKSNNEYKIEKYFKNVENRSDYQILIDFIKSKRNNIDLNSQQNKIDNYLIKIVEYIHNNTIKNKNYIENLEQNLLYHTGINRVILSNVDENDVFLNLNKNSLPLNALDLFKSYLYSIAIDKCKLEGENEIKNFINPLLKEFKIFYTEKKDNQSLLYEFSSKLFFHLIGYESAKKTKNDANIYLNLKNSLDHLIEKEAANKDEINRDVIQAVFDEMIELIHQWQFINSGKNQTNCKYSFKHGKNFNDSYLWHAIYGATYGFSLNIPVNIIWKLLEKYYQKGVFNKNNFKGEELKQKYKLVNELMQYLKELERAIVLWKIITFKGDSQTKKAFKIASKIENNENSYKSIEEFIDDLEVKIINSNIRLSDNQIKTCFIKKIDDQDFTQEYDALSEKLKDNNTRAFYCMRYHFISQISKNIDLLKDPTTNISINGVNNFDINLSHIHYDHDMPVKLESQFKEILIKQHKFSDENYLQKVQLIGNGKLLYSTKNKSKSNYVPRLSDIDKNKSSYSSRKFLIINDYIDEFDQWEQVVMKESLEMCKTLYKYYTNKLDKDIFGEHYQKKQ; encoded by the coding sequence ATGGAAAAAAATAAAATTAATTTTGCAAATGAATTACATCAAAATGGGTATTTAACTAATTGAAACATTGGAACATCCACTGATGGTTATTTTGAAAAATTCATAAGTTGAGCTAGCAATAATGAATTAGTGCAAAAAATGTTGCAAAAAGATAATTTTAATATTAGAATTTTGAAAAAAACAGAACAATATTCAATAGCATTATTTGATGTTGATGATAATGTTACTGTTTATAGTTCAAACGGTAAAAAAAATAGATATAGTGAAGCTACATATTCACAATGTTTTAGAGTACTAGACTATCTTGGTTTTGGAGAATATAATAAGAATAATAAAATATTTGTTTTTAACAAAGACAAGTTACTTGAATTAAATCGCATAAATGAAATAAATCAAAAAAATTACACTGTTGTTAAATGAATTAGCGAATCACTTCAAGAAATTGCGCAAGATTATAACGATAAAATATCAATATTTTCTTCCAATAACCAAATAGAATTAAAACCAATATCAGGTTCGCCAAAATTTACAGTTTATATTAGTTTTTTAAAGGACTATATTTTAGAACAAATAAATAATAACAAAAATCAAGATGAGGATAATAATTTTGATTATTTAGCTTACTCAACTATTGCTAATTCAATTAAGAAAAAAAGAAATTCTAATACTAAAACCAATCTAGAACAATATTTTTATACAAAAAAATTTGCTAACACAATTAACAAATTAATAAATACTAATAGTGATGAAATAACCACTGCACAGTCAACGATGGCAAAAAAACTAATTCAAAATTTTAATGAAAGTGTTGAATTTTTAAAAAAAATTATTTATGTAACAACCAATGAAATATATGATGTTGTTTATGAACCATTTGACAAAAACATAGAAAAATATCATAATGATAAACAAAAATGATTGACATATTTTCAAGATTCAAAAAACTGAGCTAAAAATGTAAATTCTTCTGTTATAAGCATTAAGGAACTATTTAACAGCATTGTTGGTATTGAAGGAGATGACCATAATAATGGAATTATTTATCAAATTCCTATTTTTCAACGAGAATACAAATGACCGTTGACTCTTGTATTTTCCTTATTAGAAAATATTGCTTCAAATGTAAATGGTTTTGTTTTTTTAAATACGATTATTTTAACCGAAAAAAGAGATTTTAATAGTAATACTAAATGTTATAACGTTGTAGATGGACAACAAAGAATTTTTAGTTTAATTCTTATCAGTTTAGCCATTATTAAATATAAATTTTCGCAAAATTTACCTATTGATAATAATATGCTTAATTTAATGCAAAAATCAAATAACGAATATAAAATAGAAAAATATTTTAAAAACGTTGAAAACCGTAGTGATTATCAGATTTTAATTGACTTTATTAAATCCAAAAGAAATAATATTGATCTAAATTCACAACAAAATAAAATTGATAATTACTTAATTAAAATAGTTGAATATATTCATAATAACACAATTAAAAATAAAAATTATATTGAAAATCTTGAACAAAATTTATTGTATCACACTGGAATAAACCGGGTTATTTTATCAAATGTAGATGAAAATGATGTTTTTTTGAATTTAAACAAAAATTCTTTACCTTTAAATGCTTTAGATTTATTTAAATCGTATTTATATTCAATCGCCATAGATAAATGTAAATTAGAAGGTGAAAATGAAATTAAAAATTTTATTAATCCTTTACTAAAGGAATTTAAAATTTTTTACACCGAAAAAAAAGATAATCAAAGCTTACTTTATGAATTTTCTAGTAAATTGTTTTTTCATTTAATTGGGTATGAAAGTGCTAAAAAAACAAAAAACGACGCCAATATTTATCTTAATTTAAAAAATTCACTTGATCATTTAATTGAAAAAGAAGCAGCTAATAAAGACGAAATTAATCGTGATGTTATTCAAGCAGTTTTTGATGAAATGATAGAGTTAATTCATCAATGGCAATTCATTAATTCAGGAAAAAATCAAACAAATTGTAAATATTCATTTAAACACGGCAAAAACTTTAATGATTCATATTTGTGGCATGCAATTTATGGAGCAACCTATGGATTTTCACTTAATATACCTGTAAATATTATTTGAAAATTGTTAGAAAAATATTATCAAAAGGGAGTATTTAACAAAAATAACTTTAAAGGAGAAGAACTAAAACAAAAATATAAATTAGTTAATGAACTAATGCAATATCTTAAAGAATTGGAAAGAGCTATTGTTCTTTGAAAAATAATTACTTTTAAAGGCGATTCACAAACAAAAAAAGCTTTTAAAATTGCTTCAAAAATAGAAAATAATGAAAATAGTTATAAATCAATTGAAGAATTTATTGATGATTTAGAAGTCAAAATTATTAATTCAAATATTCGTTTAAGTGATAATCAAATTAAAACTTGTTTTATAAAAAAGATTGATGATCAAGATTTTACCCAAGAATATGACGCATTAAGTGAGAAATTAAAAGACAATAACACAAGAGCTTTTTATTGTATGAGATATCATTTCATCTCGCAAATTAGCAAAAATATCGATTTATTAAAAGACCCAACAACAAATATTTCTATTAATGGTGTTAATAATTTTGATATTAATTTATCACACATACACTACGATCATGATATGCCAGTTAAATTAGAATCTCAATTTAAAGAAATTTTAATAAAACAGCACAAATTTTCAGATGAAAATTACCTACAAAAAGTTCAATTAATTGGAAACGGAAAATTACTTTATTCAACAAAAAATAAATCTAAATCAAATTATGTACCTCGTTTAAGCGACATCGACAAAAATAAAAGCTCATATAGTTCACGTAAATTTTTAATCATAAATGATTATATTGATGAATTTGATCAATGAGAACAAGTTGTGATGAAAGAATCATTAGAAATGTGTAAAACATTGTATAAATATTACACAAACAAATTAGATAAAGATATTTTTGGTGAACATTATCAAAAAAAACAATAA
- a CDS encoding class I SAM-dependent methyltransferase, with translation MTKKKIIVWALYDDAESSYKNSIKHFNENDKSIETEVHSIGINNVKFDKSESYFYHRIDLSLTNFELFEQLDFLPKPDIILASPPCESWSRADCDGRMFRTLDNQGNWVVKNHDYYVEYNKKSHPNKRRFFEQKEKSRLIGEATIGATIMIIKHFKPKVWVIENPKTSKSWDFQKNHWSFEGLMNLTYYASYDENFSLKPTIFKSNIELNLKKNRPSKTNSNHMAKGSYSLRSAIPLNLINDIMIHCVEYINKFEEIKNGKK, from the coding sequence ATGACTAAGAAAAAAATAATTGTATGAGCATTATATGATGATGCAGAAAGTTCATATAAAAATAGCATAAAACATTTTAACGAAAATGATAAATCTATTGAAACAGAAGTTCATTCTATAGGCATAAATAATGTTAAATTTGACAAAAGTGAATCATATTTTTATCATAGAATTGATTTATCATTAACGAATTTTGAACTTTTTGAACAATTAGATTTTTTACCTAAACCGGATATTATTTTAGCTTCACCTCCTTGTGAATCTTGAAGTAGAGCTGATTGTGATGGGAGAATGTTTAGAACTCTAGATAACCAAGGAAATTGAGTAGTAAAAAATCACGATTACTATGTAGAGTATAACAAAAAAAGTCATCCTAATAAAAGACGTTTTTTTGAACAAAAGGAAAAATCAAGACTTATAGGGGAGGCGACAATAGGGGCTACAATTATGATAATTAAACATTTTAAACCTAAAGTGTGAGTTATAGAAAACCCTAAAACGTCAAAAAGTTGAGATTTTCAAAAAAATCATTGATCTTTTGAAGGTTTAATGAATTTAACTTATTATGCTTCATATGATGAAAATTTTAGTTTAAAACCAACTATTTTTAAATCAAATATAGAGTTAAATTTAAAGAAAAATAGACCCTCAAAAACAAATTCAAATCATATGGCAAAAGGCTCATATTCGCTACGTAGTGCTATCCCATTAAATTTGATTAATGATATTATGATACATTGTGTCGAATATATAAATAAATTTGAGGAGATTAAAAATGGAAAAAAATAA
- a CDS encoding M13-type metalloendopeptidase: MKYEIKDDLFKSVNAQWLEQTEIPADRTSIGEFAMLDIENEKIVARLAKQLVTKDDKGELVDQNLQNFARFYKLTKNIEQRNQDGIEPLKPYLNEILNIQNLDELKAKYVEFLLKDYPLPIDFSVESDFLNSQKQTLYAGIAHHILPDKAHYENEEIKTKFLTSFKKMAKKLLTPYIDDFKLVNKLIKLCLQYDELIAKYSLTSLQKVKYTELYKPYKFNRIANRTKNFDFNYVVSSIINKKVDEIVFSDDNFALNIDKLFNEKHFDKIIAWIAIKFIIHFSKYLDEKTRTQASQYALSISGQARVANRHKHALKLALNYFNIPVGTHYGKKYLGAKAKKNIEKMVQNMIQVYKNNLENNTWLSKQTIQKAITKLNALGVHIGYPKELRPYYKDLVLTSDSIIENVFNFNKTYAQYKFAQYLEPINKNYWGMSPATVNAYYHPMYNHIVFPAAILNGAFYSINNTSSQNYGGIGAVIAHEISHAFDNNGANFDENGNLNMWWTPEDFEKFAQKTKAMIELFDGVQTDYGKCNGTLTVSENIADAGGVESAITAAKMEKDYNAQEFFINWARVWKAKYQPLTAQRLLESDPHAPTNLRANIQASNREEFVEAFGVKEGDGMFIPSHKRVKIW, translated from the coding sequence ATGAAATATGAAATAAAAGATGATTTATTTAAATCTGTTAACGCTCAGTGATTAGAGCAAACTGAAATTCCAGCTGATCGTACTTCAATTGGTGAATTTGCAATGTTAGACATTGAAAATGAAAAAATTGTTGCTCGCCTAGCAAAACAATTAGTCACCAAAGATGATAAAGGCGAATTAGTAGATCAAAATTTACAAAATTTTGCCCGTTTTTATAAATTAACCAAAAATATCGAGCAAAGAAATCAGGATGGAATTGAACCTTTAAAACCATATTTAAATGAAATTTTAAATATTCAAAATTTAGATGAATTAAAGGCTAAATACGTTGAATTTTTACTTAAAGATTACCCTTTACCAATTGATTTTTCAGTTGAGAGTGATTTTTTAAATTCACAAAAACAAACTTTATATGCCGGTATTGCTCATCACATTTTGCCTGATAAAGCTCATTATGAAAATGAAGAAATTAAAACTAAATTTTTAACTTCATTTAAAAAAATGGCAAAAAAACTACTAACTCCATATATAGATGATTTTAAATTAGTTAATAAATTGATTAAACTTTGTCTTCAATATGATGAATTAATTGCCAAATATTCTTTAACTTCGCTACAAAAAGTTAAATATACCGAATTATATAAACCGTATAAATTTAATCGTATTGCTAACCGAACAAAAAACTTTGATTTTAATTATGTAGTTAGTTCGATTATCAATAAAAAAGTTGATGAAATAGTTTTTAGTGATGATAATTTTGCTCTTAATATTGATAAATTATTTAACGAAAAACATTTTGATAAAATAATTGCTTGAATTGCAATTAAATTTATTATTCATTTTTCAAAATATCTAGACGAAAAAACCAGAACACAAGCTTCACAATATGCTTTAAGTATTAGTGGCCAAGCGCGTGTAGCGAATAGACACAAACACGCACTTAAATTAGCCTTGAATTATTTTAATATACCAGTTGGTACACATTATGGTAAAAAATATTTAGGTGCCAAAGCTAAAAAAAATATAGAAAAAATGGTCCAAAATATGATTCAAGTTTACAAAAATAACCTTGAAAATAACACATGATTAAGTAAACAAACAATTCAAAAAGCAATCACAAAATTAAACGCATTAGGCGTTCATATTGGATATCCTAAAGAATTACGGCCATATTATAAAGACTTAGTTCTAACATCAGATTCAATCATTGAAAATGTTTTTAATTTTAATAAAACTTATGCACAATATAAATTTGCTCAATATTTAGAACCAATTAATAAAAATTATTGAGGAATGTCGCCGGCTACTGTTAATGCTTATTATCATCCGATGTATAATCATATTGTTTTTCCAGCTGCAATTTTAAATGGAGCTTTTTATTCAATTAACAACACTTCTTCACAAAATTATGGTGGAATTGGAGCAGTAATTGCCCATGAAATTTCACATGCTTTTGATAACAATGGTGCTAATTTTGATGAAAATGGTAATTTAAACATGTGATGAACTCCCGAAGATTTTGAAAAATTTGCTCAAAAAACCAAAGCAATGATTGAATTATTCGATGGTGTGCAAACTGATTATGGTAAATGCAATGGAACTTTAACAGTAAGTGAAAACATCGCAGATGCTGGTGGAGTCGAGAGTGCTATTACAGCTGCCAAAATGGAAAAAGATTACAATGCCCAAGAGTTTTTTATTAACTGAGCACGAGTATGAAAAGCAAAATATCAACCTTTAACCGCACAAAGACTATTAGAAAGTGATCCACATGCCCCAACAAATTTAAGAGCTAATATTCAAGCAAGTAATAGAGAAGAATTTGTTGAAGCTTTTGGGGTTAAAGAAGGCGATGGAATGTTTATTCCATCTCATAAACGTGTAAAAATTTGATAA
- the lon gene encoding endopeptidase La, which yields MKEKFLVTRLGYSDLSNNVIYGHEVRIIDLVPYGPIWTDEYLSQLQNKINNQGNEEENDVDVLESSTRKNEYLVLAYHVVNLDLIQQQQVTPYENITAADIEPFVTFARIKKVIKKDNGTWSLVLAGISRHIWKDMYNAEGKKTKLLSEAVSMQTTKVSYNDDVDQYVEATAMLTHIEEAVTQLAQTPLWAKITYSIIANSPYSSINANTDKKILSEYEANMSFSSLIDVVSSISYFSGVDSLTKLKMLSSENIEEAIKLISNFIRRFYFIKDLSPKEKKQFEDIKLFNDLIGKRKMPKELEDNSIQLLPTKSQKPTVTKYSIEDEINEKVKDNLEKQQREYLLKEKLKSIKEILQLEDLDPEEEESEYSKTMRDDKKAKMFPNSVTKLIKNETSKLKGMMSGTPDANITGTYIKTLKSLPWRKVEIETLDIKKAREILDKNHYGLGEVKERIIEYLSLIINHKNQVSKNKNATLLDFDKEHQIDLELFKENQEKTTKIQKNFNNVPILTLVGPPGTGKTSLARAIAEALNKSYIKISLGGVHDESEIRGHRRTYVGSMPGKIIKALQKTGVSNPLILLDEIDKMSSDYKGDPSSAMLEVLDPEQNTKFQDNYLEHEYDLSKVMFIATANYYENIPAPLLDRVEIIELNSYTTSEKIKIAREHLIETSLRQAHLNSEQFQIEDDVIEAIIKNYTAEAGVRGLKRQFDKLARKIVTRIVSGEKIETFKIDKQVAFELLGTPRFSEKDQVAEPQVGVVNGLAYTSIGGSTLQIEVSAYPSKNGGFKLTGSLKDVMKESAAIAYSYVRSNAQKFDIDFNFEENEVHIHVPEGAVPKDGPSAGVTFTTALVSALSNKAVKQDVAMTGEITLRGRVLEIGGLKEKSFAAYKKGVTTVFIPKANQKNLKDIAQEVKDAIKFIPVENYDEIYEVLFK from the coding sequence ATGAAAGAAAAATTTTTAGTTACTAGATTAGGTTATTCTGATTTATCTAATAATGTAATTTATGGCCACGAAGTTAGAATAATTGATTTAGTGCCCTATGGTCCAATTTGAACTGACGAATATTTGAGTCAATTGCAAAATAAAATTAATAATCAAGGCAATGAAGAAGAAAATGATGTTGATGTTTTAGAATCCTCAACTCGCAAAAACGAATATTTGGTATTAGCCTATCACGTTGTAAATTTAGATTTAATTCAACAACAACAAGTCACACCGTATGAAAATATAACTGCTGCTGATATTGAACCATTTGTAACTTTTGCTCGCATTAAAAAAGTAATTAAAAAAGACAATGGCACTTGGTCACTAGTTTTAGCCGGTATTAGTAGACATATTTGAAAAGATATGTACAACGCAGAAGGCAAAAAAACTAAATTATTAAGTGAAGCGGTTTCAATGCAAACTACTAAAGTTTCATATAACGATGATGTTGATCAATATGTTGAAGCCACAGCAATGCTAACTCACATTGAAGAAGCTGTAACTCAACTAGCCCAAACACCTTTATGAGCTAAAATTACATATTCAATTATTGCTAATAGTCCTTATTCGTCGATTAACGCAAATACAGACAAAAAAATATTAAGCGAGTATGAAGCAAATATGAGTTTTTCATCCTTAATTGATGTTGTGTCATCAATTTCATATTTTAGTGGGGTGGATAGTTTAACTAAACTAAAAATGTTAAGTAGCGAAAATATTGAAGAAGCGATTAAATTAATATCTAATTTTATTCGTAGATTTTACTTTATTAAAGATCTTTCACCAAAAGAAAAAAAACAATTTGAAGATATTAAATTATTTAATGATCTAATTGGCAAAAGAAAAATGCCTAAAGAATTAGAAGATAATTCAATACAACTACTTCCTACAAAATCTCAAAAACCAACAGTTACAAAATATTCAATCGAAGATGAAATTAACGAAAAAGTAAAAGATAATTTAGAAAAACAACAACGCGAATATTTATTAAAAGAAAAACTAAAATCAATTAAAGAAATTTTACAATTAGAAGATTTAGATCCCGAAGAAGAAGAATCTGAATATTCAAAAACAATGCGTGACGATAAAAAAGCTAAAATGTTTCCTAATTCAGTCACAAAATTGATTAAAAATGAAACTTCTAAATTAAAAGGGATGATGTCGGGCACTCCAGATGCTAATATCACCGGCACATACATAAAAACTTTAAAATCTTTACCTTGAAGAAAAGTTGAAATTGAAACACTTGATATTAAAAAAGCGAGAGAAATTTTAGATAAAAATCACTATGGTTTAGGGGAAGTTAAAGAAAGAATTATTGAATATCTATCTTTAATTATTAATCATAAAAACCAAGTTAGCAAAAATAAAAACGCTACGCTATTAGATTTTGATAAAGAACACCAAATTGATTTAGAATTATTTAAAGAAAATCAAGAAAAAACGACTAAAATTCAAAAAAATTTCAATAATGTACCTATTTTAACTTTGGTTGGCCCACCTGGAACCGGTAAAACTTCACTGGCCCGTGCAATTGCAGAAGCGTTAAATAAAAGTTATATTAAAATTTCATTAGGTGGAGTTCATGATGAAAGTGAAATTAGAGGACATAGAAGAACTTATGTTGGTTCAATGCCGGGTAAAATTATTAAAGCATTGCAAAAAACCGGTGTATCTAATCCATTGATTTTACTAGATGAAATTGATAAAATGTCTTCAGATTATAAAGGCGATCCTTCTTCGGCAATGCTTGAAGTTTTAGACCCAGAGCAAAACACTAAATTTCAAGACAATTATTTAGAACATGAATACGACTTATCCAAAGTAATGTTTATTGCCACAGCAAATTATTACGAAAATATTCCAGCTCCATTATTAGATAGAGTAGAAATAATTGAATTAAATTCATATACAACCAGCGAAAAAATTAAAATAGCACGCGAACATTTAATTGAAACTTCACTTCGCCAAGCACATTTAAATTCAGAACAATTCCAAATTGAAGATGATGTTATTGAAGCAATTATTAAAAATTATACAGCTGAGGCTGGTGTGCGCGGTCTTAAGCGTCAATTTGATAAATTAGCACGCAAAATTGTTACACGTATAGTTTCAGGCGAAAAAATTGAAACATTTAAAATTGATAAACAAGTAGCGTTTGAATTGTTAGGCACGCCTCGATTTAGCGAAAAAGACCAAGTAGCTGAACCTCAAGTTGGAGTTGTTAATGGTTTAGCATACACATCAATAGGTGGAAGCACTTTACAAATTGAAGTAAGCGCGTATCCTAGCAAAAACGGTGGTTTCAAATTAACCGGTTCATTAAAAGATGTCATGAAAGAATCGGCCGCAATTGCGTATTCTTACGTTCGATCAAATGCACAAAAATTTGATATTGATTTTAATTTTGAAGAAAATGAAGTTCACATCCATGTGCCTGAAGGAGCAGTGCCTAAAGATGGCCCAAGTGCTGGTGTTACTTTTACAACTGCACTAGTTTCTGCTTTAAGCAATAAAGCAGTTAAACAAGATGTGGCAATGACGGGTGAAATTACTTTACGTGGACGTGTTTTAGAAATTGGTGGTTTAAAAGAAAAGTCATTTGCCGCCTATAAAAAAGGTGTTACAACTGTTTTTATTCCTAAAGCAAACCAAAAAAACTTAAAAGATATCGCTCAAGAAGTTAAAGATGCAATTAAATTCATTCCAGTTGAAAATTATGATGAAATTTACGAAGTTTTATTCAAATAA
- a CDS encoding class I tRNA ligase family protein: MIKKFNYNQHDIELKWQKYWDNTQYSIPSDDFNLPKKYILSMFPYPSGNIHMGHVRNYSISDVLARYYRRKGFNVLHPFGWDAFGLPAENAAIKNGIHPKKWTYENIAKMNPQLKRLGISFAWGDHEVITSDIQYTKWEQMLFIEMWQKGLVYRKKSPLNWCENDQTVLANEQVINGFCWRCDQKVVQKEMEQYFLKIRDYADELQSDLDSLKTHWPEKVLTMQKRWIGLERGYKTNFDIIANEKKIDTISVFVKDIQQLKTFNFLALSATHPLIQKLIKLGLITQQNIDFIEKIKSNASAKDFSQRLCLKLDVKAISNLNTHKYQVVVSDFASVGGGDRYILVDVNKSKTHQQFALKNNLIIEQNEFDININNLQKDTQMNLKDWGISRQRYWGAPIPMIHCERCGVIPELIENLPVALPDDVDFTKPGNPLQTNQKWLNIKCYQCGSKARRETDTFDTFFESSWYFLRYTVPPKLRNKLAIDSISSRYWNQVDEYIGGIEHAILHLLYARFFNKVLADLGYIDFREPFANLLTQGMVLKDGAKMSKSKGNIVSPNEAIAQYNADTLRLFILFAAPPEKELEWSTSGIEGSNKFIQKLIEKASKLNVVKFDNIDLDQLNEDEKLARRKLYLGLKKQEEIFNDRRNNYSFNTLIAWCMETTNAYEKINNDQLNTEFFYVTLNLLEPFIPHLAWELSSRFFELKNLYDFTIDQRALELECINYGVTINGKMRAQISVDKQHNTKDNVIALAKSHVVNWLKDAEIINIIFVPNKIVNIVIKAK; this comes from the coding sequence ATGATAAAAAAATTTAATTATAACCAACATGATATTGAATTAAAATGGCAAAAATATTGAGACAATACACAATATTCAATTCCATCTGATGATTTTAACTTACCCAAAAAATATATTTTAAGTATGTTTCCGTATCCATCAGGCAATATTCATATGGGACATGTAAGAAACTATTCTATTAGCGATGTATTAGCCCGTTATTATCGTCGTAAAGGTTTTAACGTTTTGCATCCTTTTGGCTGGGATGCTTTTGGTTTGCCAGCAGAAAACGCTGCGATTAAAAATGGTATTCACCCCAAAAAATGAACTTACGAAAATATTGCCAAAATGAATCCACAATTAAAAAGATTAGGAATTTCATTTGCTTGAGGAGATCATGAAGTAATTACCAGTGATATTCAATATACAAAATGAGAACAAATGTTGTTTATCGAAATGTGACAAAAAGGTCTAGTCTATCGCAAAAAATCACCACTAAATTGGTGTGAAAATGACCAAACAGTGTTGGCTAACGAACAAGTTATCAATGGTTTTTGTTGGCGCTGTGACCAAAAAGTTGTTCAAAAAGAAATGGAACAATATTTTTTAAAAATTCGAGATTATGCCGATGAATTGCAAAGTGATCTAGATTCACTTAAAACTCATTGACCTGAAAAAGTTTTAACAATGCAAAAAAGATGAATTGGTTTAGAGCGCGGTTATAAAACCAATTTCGATATCATTGCTAATGAGAAAAAAATTGATACAATTAGTGTTTTTGTTAAAGATATTCAACAATTAAAAACTTTCAATTTTTTAGCTCTTTCGGCTACACACCCTTTAATACAAAAACTAATAAAATTAGGTTTAATTACTCAACAAAATATTGATTTTATTGAAAAAATTAAATCAAATGCAAGTGCTAAAGATTTTTCACAACGATTATGCTTAAAACTTGATGTAAAAGCAATTTCTAATCTAAATACGCATAAATATCAAGTTGTTGTTAGTGATTTTGCATCTGTTGGAGGAGGTGATCGTTATATATTAGTTGACGTCAATAAATCAAAAACACACCAACAATTTGCTCTAAAAAATAATTTAATTATTGAGCAAAATGAATTTGATATTAATATTAACAATTTACAAAAAGATACACAAATGAATTTAAAAGATTGAGGTATTTCTCGTCAAAGATATTGAGGAGCGCCTATTCCAATGATTCATTGTGAGCGTTGTGGTGTAATTCCTGAATTAATTGAAAATTTACCTGTTGCTTTACCTGATGATGTAGATTTTACTAAACCCGGCAATCCTTTACAAACTAATCAAAAATGACTAAATATTAAGTGTTATCAATGTGGCTCTAAAGCTAGACGTGAAACTGATACTTTTGACACCTTTTTTGAATCTAGTTGATACTTTTTAAGATACACTGTACCACCTAAATTACGCAATAAGTTAGCAATTGATTCTATTTCTTCAAGATATTGAAACCAAGTTGACGAATATATCGGTGGTATTGAACATGCAATCTTACACTTGTTATATGCTCGCTTTTTTAACAAAGTTTTAGCTGATCTAGGTTATATTGATTTTAGAGAACCGTTTGCTAATTTATTAACTCAAGGTATGGTGCTCAAAGACGGTGCTAAAATGTCAAAATCAAAAGGCAATATTGTTAGTCCTAATGAAGCAATTGCCCAATATAACGCTGATACTTTAAGATTATTTATTTTATTTGCGGCTCCACCTGAAAAAGAATTAGAATGGTCAACATCAGGTATTGAAGGAAGCAATAAATTTATTCAAAAATTAATTGAAAAGGCGTCAAAATTGAATGTAGTTAAATTTGATAACATTGATTTAGACCAATTAAATGAAGACGAAAAATTAGCTCGCCGCAAATTATATTTGGGTCTAAAAAAGCAAGAAGAAATATTTAATGATCGCCGCAATAATTATTCATTTAATACTTTAATAGCTTGATGTATGGAAACTACCAACGCTTACGAAAAAATTAATAATGATCAATTAAATACTGAATTTTTTTACGTAACACTTAATTTATTAGAACCTTTTATTCCACATTTAGCTTGAGAATTATCTTCGCGCTTTTTTGAATTAAAAAATTTATATGATTTTACAATTGACCAAAGAGCCCTTGAATTAGAGTGCATTAATTATGGAGTTACAATTAATGGCAAAATGCGAGCTCAAATTAGTGTAGATAAACAACATAACACAAAAGATAATGTTATTGCTTTGGCTAAATCACATGTTGTGAATTGATTAAAAGATGCCGAAATAATAAATATAATTTTTGTGCCAAATAAAATAGTAAACATAGTTATAAAGGCTAAGTAG